A stretch of Labrus bergylta chromosome 19, fLabBer1.1, whole genome shotgun sequence DNA encodes these proteins:
- the maneal gene encoding glycoprotein endo-alpha-1,2-mannosidase-like protein has protein sequence MTRLRRKALVALFLFTLFIFGAMMGLRTLKPSDGFSDLAPGMDFIGERSERRRPDVNDVVVSPGQFHMGSSDTKVVFTKSDRDYSIFYDVHIFYYLWYGSPGMDNKYIHWDHVLVPHWDPKIAASHAQGRHTPPEDIASSFYPELGPYSSRDPKVLESHMSQIEEAAAGVLVLSWYPPGVADDHGEPTEDLVPAVMDAAHRHSIKVAFHIQPYKGRTDQSMHDNIKYIIDKYGKHGAFYRFRSSTGQVLPLFYVYDSYLTPPESWAEMLTAKGSHSIRGTPYDGVFVALIVEERHKHDIQASGFDGIYTYFASNGFSFGSSHQNWKAVKAFCDANNLLFIPSVGPGYVDTAVRPWNNHNTRNRVNGRYYETSLQAALSVRPEIVTITSFNQWHEGTQIEKAVPKKTVTRLYLDYQPNQPDHYLELTRQWAENFNKEKDKWLM, from the exons ATGACTCGGCTCCGCAGGAAAGCTCTAGTGGCACTTTTCCTCTTCACCCTCTTCATTTTCGGGGCCATGATGGGGCTCAGGACGCTGAAACCGAGCGACGGCTTCTCGGACCTGGCCCCCGGCATGGACTTCATCGGGGAGAGGTCCGAGAGGAGGCGGCCAGATGTGAACGACGTGGTGGTGTCTCCGGGCCAGTTCCACATGGGCAGCAGCGACACAAAGGTGGTGTTCACCAAGTCAGACCGAGATTACAGCATATTCTACGATGTTCACATCTTCTACTACCTGTGGTATGGCTCTCCCGGCATGGACAACAAGTACATCCACTGGGACCACGTGCTGGTGCCTCACTGGGACCCTAAGATTGCAGCCAGTCATGCCCAAGGAAGGCACACACCCCCAGAAGACATTGCCTCAAGTTTTTACCCCGAACTGGGACCCTACAGCTCAAGGGACCCAAAGGTGTTGGAGTCTCACATGTCCCAGAtagaagaagctgcagcag GGGTGCTGGTGTTGTCGTGGTATCCCCCCGGGGTGGCAGACGACCACGGGGAGCCCACTGAGGACCTGGTTCCTGCTGTCATGGACGCTGCCCACAGGCACAGCATCAAG GTGGCCTTTCACATCCAGCCGTACAAAGGACGGACGGACCAGAGCATGCATGACAACATCAAATACATTATTGACAA GTATGGAAAACATGGCGCCTTCTACAGATTCAGGTCCAGCACAGGGCAAGTCTTGCCTCTGTTTTATGTCTATGACTCGTACCTGACGCCACCAGAGTCCTGGGCGGAGATGCTGACCGCTAAAGGCTCCCACAGCATCAGAGGCACACCTTACGACGGCGTTTTCGTCGCCCTTATCGTCGAAGAGCGCCACAAACACGACATCCAAGCGAGCGGCTTTGATGGCATTTACACCTACTTCGCCTCCAACGGCTTCTCTTTTGGCTCATCACACCAAAACTGGAAAGCCGTTAAGGCCTTCTGCGACGCGAACAATCTGCTTTTTATTCCCAGTGTTGGTCCAGGTTACGTGGACACGGCTGTTCGACCGTGGAACAATCACAACACGAGGAACCGGGTCAACGGGCGCTACTACGAGACGTCCTTGCAGGCAGCGCTGTCTGTCAGACCAGAAATAGTCACCATCACTTCTTTTAACCAATGGCATGAAGGTACACAAATCGAGAAGGCTGTACCCAAGAAAACGGTGACCCGTTTGTATCTGGACTACCAGCCTAACCAACCGGATCACTATTTAGAGCTCACGCGTCAGTGGGCCGAGAACTTTAACAAGGAGAAGGACAAGTGGCTAATGTAG